Proteins from a genomic interval of Treponema succinifaciens DSM 2489:
- a CDS encoding very short patch repair endonuclease: MDTLSTEQRSLNMAKIHSKDTKPEVFLRSALHKAGFRFRKNDKRYLGTPDIFLPHYNAVIFIHGCFWHGHRNCRLFRLPKTNVEFWKNKIERNIARDKKVISAYLDNCYRVAVVWECSITGKQKEQKLSKVTEEISLWLEEDLTENYREF, encoded by the coding sequence ATGGACACATTGAGCACAGAACAAAGAAGCCTGAACATGGCAAAAATCCACAGCAAGGACACAAAGCCCGAAGTCTTTTTAAGAAGCGCGCTCCACAAAGCCGGATTCAGATTCAGAAAAAACGACAAGCGGTACTTGGGAACGCCGGACATTTTTCTTCCGCATTACAACGCAGTTATTTTTATACACGGATGCTTCTGGCACGGACACAGGAACTGCCGGCTTTTCAGGCTGCCAAAAACAAATGTTGAATTCTGGAAAAATAAAATTGAAAGGAACATTGCGCGCGACAAAAAAGTAATTTCAGCCTATCTTGACAACTGCTACAGAGTCGCTGTTGTCTGGGAATGTTCAATAACAGGAAAACAAAAGGAGCAAAAACTTTCAAAAGTGACGGAAGAAATTTCCCTGTGGCTTGAAGAAGATTTGACCGAAAACTACAGGGAATTCTGA
- a CDS encoding TetR/AcrR family transcriptional regulator, translating to MRNANPELVSSIKKRTLELLMEKELEEIGMREIAKKCGVSATAIYHYYRDKDCLFQAISLDCLNQINSVIEAAAEKAASSKEKVLAAIRAFRNWSLKNPRVASLVMEKIKSAVNLPPEETEKFYVCNRTGEKLLELCIAEGAARSENPRLDVGVLVFGLWGCLQSVISRKSEVEYWENSEPFTERFISMWAENIFVN from the coding sequence ATGAGAAATGCGAATCCTGAGCTGGTTTCTTCCATAAAAAAGCGGACACTTGAGCTTTTAATGGAAAAAGAACTTGAGGAAATCGGAATGAGGGAAATTGCCAAAAAGTGCGGCGTTTCAGCCACGGCAATTTATCATTATTATAGGGACAAGGACTGCCTTTTTCAGGCGATTTCGCTGGACTGTCTGAACCAGATAAATTCGGTGATTGAAGCCGCCGCGGAAAAAGCCGCTTCTTCAAAGGAAAAGGTTCTTGCCGCAATCAGGGCGTTTCGCAACTGGAGCCTTAAAAATCCGCGGGTCGCCTCTCTTGTGATGGAAAAAATAAAATCCGCGGTGAATCTTCCGCCGGAAGAAACTGAAAAATTCTATGTCTGCAACCGCACCGGGGAAAAACTTCTTGAGCTTTGTATTGCAGAAGGAGCGGCGCGTTCTGAAAATCCCCGGCTGGATGTCGGTGTGCTTGTATTCGGACTTTGGGGCTGTCTTCAGTCCGTGATTTCGCGCAAGTCGGAAGTTGAATACTGGGAAAATTCCGAGCCGTTTACAGAACGTTTTATCAGTATGTGGGCGGAAAATATTTTTGTAAATTAA
- a CDS encoding glycoside hydrolase family 5 protein — translation MNLSKGINFGGWLSQCRHTKEHYDSFINEDDVRRAAGWGFDHIRLPFDSEVVQNPDGTFIEEGFSRLEKFVGWAEDSGLDVVLDLHKACGYDFNDAGTENGNPLFSSPHLQELFVSLWNEVSSRFGGKKNVAFEFLNEVVEQEAAEPWNTLIDRTLSVIRKNAPETPVIYGGIQWNSARTLRLLRKPEFRNVIFTFHFYEPLIFTHQKAPWVPGMSPDREIKYPASLSYFREESVPLGYKGKDVADTDGNLPGIELMRQMIGEACAAAENAGVPVYCGEYGVIDRAPVKGTEAWFADVHKIFREFGVGHAVWTYKEMDFGLTESHYDGIRASLIKMMTE, via the coding sequence ATGAATCTTTCAAAGGGAATAAATTTCGGAGGATGGCTTTCGCAGTGCCGCCACACAAAGGAGCATTACGACAGTTTTATAAATGAGGACGATGTGCGCCGTGCCGCCGGCTGGGGCTTTGACCACATAAGGCTTCCGTTCGACAGCGAGGTTGTCCAGAATCCGGACGGAACTTTCATTGAGGAAGGATTTTCGCGGCTGGAAAAATTTGTCGGATGGGCGGAAGATTCCGGGCTTGATGTGGTCCTTGACCTTCACAAGGCTTGCGGCTACGACTTCAACGACGCGGGAACGGAAAATGGAAACCCGCTTTTTTCAAGTCCGCATCTTCAGGAGCTTTTCGTGTCGCTTTGGAATGAAGTCTCGTCAAGATTCGGCGGAAAAAAGAACGTCGCGTTTGAGTTTCTGAACGAGGTTGTGGAGCAGGAGGCAGCTGAGCCTTGGAACACCCTCATTGACCGCACACTCAGCGTAATCAGAAAGAATGCTCCTGAAACTCCGGTGATTTACGGCGGAATCCAGTGGAACAGCGCGCGCACTCTCCGCCTTTTAAGGAAGCCAGAATTCCGCAACGTTATTTTCACCTTCCATTTTTACGAGCCGCTGATTTTCACGCATCAGAAAGCGCCCTGGGTTCCGGGAATGAGCCCCGACCGCGAGATAAAATACCCTGCCTCGCTGTCATATTTCCGCGAGGAATCCGTTCCGCTCGGATACAAGGGAAAAGATGTCGCCGACACTGACGGAAATCTTCCGGGAATCGAGCTTATGCGGCAGATGATTGGGGAGGCTTGCGCGGCTGCTGAAAACGCCGGAGTTCCCGTCTACTGCGGAGAATATGGAGTGATTGACCGCGCGCCCGTCAAGGGAACAGAAGCCTGGTTCGCCGATGTGCATAAAATTTTCAGGGAATTCGGTGTGGGACACGCGGTGTGGACCTATAAGGAGATGGACTTCGGACTTACGGAAAGCCACTACGACGGAATCCGCGCCAGTCTTATAAAAATGATGACCGAATAA
- a CDS encoding methyltransferase family protein, producing the protein MKENKKHLPVIGVGPVIVVPQVVLSAAGIFISTKEFLSFARISAFRIPFTVLGVVLIILGLCLWVYANFKTKIESHIKENTLATDGVYSIVRNPIYSAFFLACTGILLFPANLILLILPVLFYFYMTVIIKNTEEKWLKAL; encoded by the coding sequence GTGAAAGAAAATAAAAAACATCTTCCTGTCATAGGAGTAGGTCCTGTTATCGTCGTGCCTCAAGTTGTTCTTTCTGCGGCAGGAATTTTCATCAGCACAAAAGAATTCCTTTCCTTTGCAAGGATTTCCGCATTTAGAATTCCGTTCACGGTTTTGGGAGTTGTTCTTATTATTCTGGGATTGTGTCTTTGGGTTTATGCGAATTTCAAGACGAAAATCGAAAGTCATATAAAGGAAAATACTCTTGCGACAGACGGCGTGTATTCGATTGTAAGAAATCCGATTTACAGCGCATTCTTTTTGGCCTGCACGGGAATTCTTCTGTTTCCTGCGAACCTTATTCTGCTTATCCTGCCTGTTCTGTTCTATTTTTACATGACGGTTATTATTAAAAACACAGAGGAAAAGTGGCTGAAAGCTCTCTAG
- a CDS encoding flavodoxin family protein — protein sequence MKILILNASPKPLGTISQMLKFLEDEIRRKNPSAEIENIRVSSLKFSACTGCMKCRSCGKCVFAGDDADVAGEKIASADFLVVASPCWWGNMTGSLKSLFDRNVFRLMGESKHGIPLALLKGKEAAIVTACTTPFPFNVICRQSPGVFSSIGEILKSAGIKITAKICASGTKQKPGLTMSRKRKIVKVAKKI from the coding sequence ATGAAAATATTGATTCTAAACGCCTCTCCAAAACCTTTAGGAACAATTTCTCAAATGCTAAAATTTCTTGAAGACGAAATTCGCCGGAAAAATCCATCCGCTGAAATTGAAAATATCCGCGTATCTTCACTGAAATTTTCCGCCTGCACAGGCTGCATGAAGTGCCGCTCTTGTGGAAAATGCGTTTTTGCCGGAGATGACGCAGATGTTGCAGGAGAAAAAATTGCAAGCGCAGATTTTCTTGTTGTGGCTTCTCCGTGCTGGTGGGGCAACATGACCGGCAGCTTGAAGTCGCTTTTTGACCGCAACGTTTTCCGCTTGATGGGAGAATCAAAGCACGGAATTCCGCTTGCGCTCCTCAAAGGTAAAGAAGCCGCAATCGTAACAGCCTGCACAACTCCGTTTCCGTTTAATGTGATTTGCAGGCAGTCACCGGGCGTTTTTAGTTCAATCGGCGAAATCCTAAAATCAGCCGGAATAAAAATCACCGCAAAAATCTGCGCGTCCGGAACAAAGCAAAAACCGGGACTTACAATGAGCAGAAAACGCAAGATTGTGAAGGTTGCTAAAAAAATATAA
- a CDS encoding helix-turn-helix domain-containing protein, with protein MKKNMNDELARIKSEPALSQELFRRREYSIYHLEYDKELAFYDAVKKGDFDLVKRLMLPLRNEKLGKLSENPLRNLKYHLVITVAMITRFCIEGGLPPEPAYTLSDIYIRQIDSAGDEDTITMLHREAVFDFTSRMKELKEVHGLSRRTTAAIDYIYDHLNEKIQLFRMAETLGVNKTYLCALFRRETGITVGQYVMKKKIEAAEKMLLYSENSSAQISALFSFSSASHFIEIFKKETGLTPSHYRKIRRSEAFTTMAEK; from the coding sequence ATGAAAAAGAACATGAACGATGAGCTTGCGCGCATAAAGTCCGAGCCTGCGCTCTCACAGGAGCTTTTCAGACGGCGGGAATATTCAATCTATCACCTGGAATACGACAAGGAGCTTGCGTTCTATGATGCTGTGAAGAAGGGCGACTTTGACCTTGTGAAACGCCTGATGCTTCCACTGCGCAACGAAAAGCTCGGAAAACTCTCGGAAAATCCGCTGCGGAACCTCAAGTATCATCTTGTGATAACGGTCGCGATGATAACCCGGTTCTGCATTGAGGGAGGTCTTCCGCCTGAACCGGCATATACCTTGAGCGACATCTACATCCGACAGATAGACAGCGCCGGGGACGAGGACACAATCACCATGCTGCACCGCGAGGCTGTATTCGATTTCACCAGCCGCATGAAGGAGCTCAAGGAAGTTCATGGACTTTCGCGCAGAACGACAGCCGCAATCGACTACATCTACGACCACCTGAACGAGAAAATCCAGCTTTTCCGGATGGCAGAGACGCTCGGCGTGAACAAGACATATCTCTGCGCTCTTTTCAGAAGGGAAACCGGAATCACAGTCGGGCAATATGTAATGAAGAAAAAAATCGAGGCGGCGGAGAAAATGCTTCTCTACAGTGAAAATTCATCCGCACAGATAAGCGCGCTCTTCTCGTTCAGCTCGGCAAGCCACTTCATAGAAATATTCAAAAAAGAGACAGGACTCACTCCGTCCCACTACCGAAAAATCCGGCGCAGCGAAGCATTCACCACAATGGCAGAAAAATAG